The sequence ATAAATCTTCCAGTATCATATTCATATGCTTCTTGCACACAGTAAAAGGCTGAAAGATTAACCAGATACCAGTTAATTAGTGTTTCGTGCTTTTCTGAATGAGCAGAATGGACAGTGTTTTACAAGAGCCAGAAACTGTCTGCTGTGCTTTAATAATCTCTCTAACTActtcaacaattaaaattaTTGTAGGAATTGTGGGAAGTGTATTTATCACAGTTGTTAATACGAATGCATGAATCAAAAGAGGAAAGCTGTTACCCAGTGAACTGAACCTATCTTCTCTAAGTACAGTGAGTTTTGTCTTGTAAGGGAAAAAGTGTAAATTCAGACACAGAATTTACTATTTGTGTCATACTAATATTGtcctgtgattatttttaagaattgcTAGAGTCCGCATCACACTGTGGCTCAGCCACTTTTATAAATTCAATCACATGATCTCCCAGAGGATGAGGCCAAGGAACTCTGACATATTGTAAGGTCTCTTCTGTATCCTCTGCCAACTAGATCTGTTCTGAACGACTGTTAAATATGTAGCTCAAAAAGAAATCTACAAAAGAGCATTAATGTGGCAACCCTACCTGGGATCTGCAAGCTCTTTATCTTTCCTTCACAGAGTACCTCCTTTATTGCAGTTCTCCTTTCATCCAGGTTGCTGCTGGTCTCTTTGTGGAGACACATCACACCAAAGTGAATCTATATGTCTGATTACATATACCCAATgacatgtgtgtgtgtaggtgTCTTTAAAATTCTGATCTCCGGTTTTATTGCTAAGAAAATGTTGACCTATCTAGACAATATAATTGAAAAATCAAGGAAACTTACAATCCTAGTATTAGATAAATTCTAAATATTTGGAGTAATCACCCTTATTTTCATCATAGTTTGTTCCTAATAGAAATAGATGAAGCTGAGAATTTGTCATGATATAAAACATTATATAAGAACAGAAACTTCTGTTACCACAGCATGAAGTTCTTGACATACAGCATCCTTCAGGACTTTAGACTCCATTTTCTTGCAATTTTTGACCttgctcagaggaaaaaataaataggtaaatggaaattagatttgttttcctttaaaattcttatttttgatGGTGGATATGAAGAGATAATAGAATTTTGTAACTGTTTTCTGGAACAGTTCAGAATACATTTTAGTCTTGCAGTTTTCTAGACTATCTTCCAATGCAGTTTCTTCTACTTCATAATTGCAGTGCTGTTTTTTATAagtgtataaaaataaagtgttattGTCACGTTCCCTTGAGTAACTTAATGACTACATTTTTAAGGTAACTGATTACTGTAATTATGTAATGTATATTCCGTGTACAGGAAGCTTTATGCATGTAACTTTAAAATACACCGTAGGCGTCaagttacacttttttttttttccttagtaagATATGACTTTATCactattttgaaatacttcttGTGAGATACATGATAGGAAAAGTAAACATGCCAATgtattctttgttttgttttattattttttcccccttcggCTTTTTGAAATTTGGAAGCTCTATAAGATATTTTGCAAAAGTGTctcaaaattgcttttttactttttatttttaaatttacattgtTGTGATGAAGAAAATATAGTCACTTCTTAAGGAAAAAGCTTCCAGTCTTTGTGATTACTAGGACCTAAATGGAAATGTAAATTGAGCATGACTGAAgtattgacagaaaaaaaaaaatggagattttcatttcaataaGTTGATGAAGAAATGCGCTCGTACCAATTTAAGTTAGCTATTTCACTACTGAACAATTCTACAAAAGCTAAGATATGgttggatatatatatatacatatatataggcTGTACATCCTAGGATGAAGATAGGATATAATGGTAAACAGTACATCCCCAATTGGCAGGTTTTATCACATTGAGAACCTTGGTCTGCCTTTCACTTTGAGTCATCTTACTCCATTGAGAAATGGACTCCAGAAGTATATGTCAACCTTCCacaaaaaaatgataaaaacttTACTGCCTAAGTAAAGTACTTTTCAGTAGCCAAATGATCTCGTTTCCTTCCATGACGTCAAAGTATTCATGTCTTCTTTCATATTTCCctaatgcaaaaaataatttatttacaaCATTAATGCACCAATATTACATTAATGGATTGAATTAATGGGATTGTGGCTgagaaaatgaggagaaattGTTCCATAAATCTagacatatttctttttaagttagAAATAATGCACTGTGGGCTttaacaccaccaccacctcccctcCAATCTTTGTGGACTAATTGCAGCATCTAGCCAAAGAGGGCACACATATGCAGATGGATGACAGACTTTCACTCCATAAAGAAAAAGCGGTCCAGATCTGCTGTCTAGAGGAGAAACTTCACTGTGAAATGCAGGTGGGATAGAGGTCATGGCAGTGAAAGTAGCTGGGGAAGGTGGGACTTTAACAGTGTTCTGCTCGATGGACTGCTCTGCTTCACTATCCTGCTGTCATAAGTGTCCCCATTATACAACCACATGCTGTCATCTTTTGATCCCATATACATGACCATCACAAGAGATGGTCACAGAAGTGACCATCCACATGAACACATTAGAAGTGGGTAACTATATGAAGCAATAAATAATAGCAATTGGGAAGCTTGTTTGTCTGGGGTGCTCCCCAAAAATAGGACAAGGCTGTACAATCTTCACCATGTTAAAATGGAGGTGATTAACTAGTGTGGTCATACTTGACAGAGTTTCAAAACAATATGAAAGATAATagttaaaatataaaacctCTTGTTATCTCCTGACAAGCTGCTGGCTGTGTTGGGTTGCTTGATACATCTTCTTCCACATTGTCAGGTACAGTCACAATCACAGAGCCAGAGCCTTCTGTCATTCCAGGTGGGAATATAAATAATTGGATAAAAGATAAGGCAGTTAATACACCTGACAATCCCACATCCCTAATGAAAAACGTAGGCAAATCTTATGCATGTAAAAATTTAGAATTAATTATTAAATCCTTCTCTGATTTGCAAGCTCAGGAACAACACCAACAAACATTTTCTACTATCATTCCCAGATGTCGTTGTTCCTTGATATAAGGCAAGCAGACTGGGGCTGGGGCTAGTAATATACTGTCTGATCTGCTCATCTTTTGCACAGCTTCACGAGCTAATCAGGCAGAGGTGACCAAAGCAGTGAGATGTTGCCTCCAGTTCTCATCACTTCAATGTGTATTGTAGCTATTGAAGTTGTTGTTGGATTTATGGGAAATGGATTTATTACGGCTGTTAATAGCATTAACtggataaaaagcaaaaaaatctctgctgctGATATGATTCTGATCTTCCTGAGCACATCAAGATTTATCTTGCAGGTGACTGTAATGATGTACATTCACAGTCTCTAttttacagatgtttttaaGTTGGCTTCTGTGTACAAAGCTTTTGGTGCTGTATGGATGTTTGTAAACCATGCCAGTTTGTGGTTCAGTACCTGGCTCTATGTCCTCTACTGTGCTAAAATAATCAATGTTACCCAATGGTTGTTGCTGCAAATCAAGCTCAGAATAACTGGGATGGTTCCATGGCTGCTTCTAGGATCACTGGTGGTCTCTTCTGtgacttctcttcctttcttatgGACTACACCCAGCACGTACCTCTGCAGCTCAACTGGGAACTGTAGAGAGAATAGCACAGTACACATCAGTGACTGGGATAGTTCACATCTGTACATTCTTCTTCTTTACTTTGCCggttgcttttttcctctggtaCTATCTGTGGTAACCTCAGCCCTATTAATTACTTCTCTGTGCAAACACACCAAGAAGATGCAATGCTATGTAGATAGTTTCAGGGATCCTTTGATAGATGTTCACCTAACTGTCATTAAATCCATTATTTCTTTCCTGATCCTATATCTTTCCAGTTTTGTAGCTCAGATTCTTTTGACACTGTCAACTTCTCAAAGTCAAGATGCTGTGAAGGTTGCAGTATCTCTAGTAGTAGCTGGAGCATATCCTTCGATACACTCTGTTATCCTGATCATAGTCAATTCAAAGCTGAAACTGGCATTCAGGATGTTTTGCCAGCATTTTAAGTGTCATTTGGAAAGTGTGACTCCCTAAGCCTTATATTGCAGTTTAAGATTAAAACTGTCAGGTTATATATCTGGAGGAAagattttatgcatttattgTTTCAACATCTTTGTTCTTTATCAAATGTTGTAGTCTTTCAGGGATTTCTGTGATTAAATCTCCTTAACATTTCATAACATCTGaaataatatgcatttttaccctttgctttttattttttactatacCACTCTTGCTCTCTCACAATCTGATTTAATAAGGAGGAAGAACAAGAATGCAGTGAAAGGAAACAATACACTTAAATACCAAATCAAGTACAAGATGTGTTGTGATTTCATATTTGCTGTTTAAGACTGCTGAATTTATGATACATTTGAATGAAATAAAGTGGGActaaaacagagacaaaagtTACAGAACTCACACATATCAGTTCTCATCTAAAGAATCTCTCACCCGAGAAGCTTAAAATTGGCTGAAACACATGCTGCACAAGACTTAACAGAATATGCTTCTATGCATGCAAAACTAGTTAGAAGATAACCTGGGGGAAATTAAGATATGGAGACATATAAGTAATTAATGTAAttgtaattatattttgaatGAGGTTTGTGTTAGAATTCTAGTATATACATAGCAACTGAACAGTTAAATCTCcctttaaaactgtttcttttgttcAAAGCATACTTTAtattggtttgtttattttttgtttcttaaacgTTTTTTAGTAATTTGGTGATTACAATGTAATTGGATGTAAGCATGTGGATCTACCTGTCCACTGCAGAAAATCTCTTTCTTGTTGACTATTCTGAACAAAAATCTGACTTTTTACAtgatttgctgttgttttgagTAGGTGTGAGTTGTTTCTAAggctcttttcttttaatactttATGCTTCTGTGAAGTTTCAAATGTGGTTGATGAAATATGTTCTTCAACAAATCCTGTCATGTTTTATCAAATAATGTGTTAGATGATCCTACTCTGAGGTTCTCAGCTCAGATGTACTGTTTTTAAGCTGTTTATCTACTCTGCAGAAATTTAGATAATGCTAGATTATAAATCACTATGGTGAGAGTTTCAGTCCAATCTATAAAATTAATGAAGAGGGTGATTCATTTAGTCTTGGAGTGTTTCAGCTTCAGTGTTTGAAAAATAGGATTCATATCtttataaaatgctttgaaatcaCTATTTAAAATTACTAGATAAATGGTGAATACAATGTTTtaaactaatattttaaaatattgtttacaAAGCAATATAGGTTAATACAAATAAGAGGCATGAATGATTGTACTGTCCCATATGAAGCAGTATGATTATTAGCATGTCTAAACAGTGGGGTCAAACTGCATATCAGGAAAGGTGAATGATAAACTCATTGACACAGTGTTTGGAGGAGCAGTACACTGTACCGTAAGACTCAGACTCTCGTCATGTCCAGACCcacatgatttttcttttgctcagtACTGTGCATGCTACATCAATAGAGACTCAAAAGTCCCCTGAGAGCCCTGTCTGTGAAGTTTTGCAGGGAAGCAGATGGAAGCCACCATGGTCATGTCGCAGCGCAGCCCTGCTCCACAGCAAGCGATGGGGCCTCCACTCCTGCACACCCTACCAACATGGACCAAGATCAGAAGAGCCACACAGAGACAGCTCTTTGGGCCCTTTCTCCATTTGGCATGAAAAGAAAGCCTTCTGAAAGAAATGAGGgattatttatctatttattaatTAACTTGATCAGGAGGATCTGGCTAAACTATTTTCCTCATAGAGTTCACTTCACTGTAGGTGTCTCCAAACCCATTTTTGGTGTCAGTCTAAAGACAAAGGGATCAGAGccacaaatgaaaatactggCCTCTGCTCAGCTTTGTCACTGTCTCCTCACCTTCAGAAGGGAGAGATGTGAAGCAGGAGCAATGATTAATAAAATATCCTTTAGTGCCTCCAGGGGAGAGGAAGACAACGCTCAAGTACTTGATGTCTTTATATTGTATTGATGAAAGTTTTGTTATACACAACATAGACTGGGATAGATGTATACATAAATTAGAATTTCAGATGAATGaatcagtaaataaaatattagttttGTCCTTTCACTTCCCATCTTTTCCCCAagcttcaatttattttcatttcttcttctacaGAATTTGCAgtttcccatttattttctgatcttGCCCTGGTATTTAGATTTCAACCTTTCCCTTCCTAAAATAGTTATCTATATTCTCTGCAgttctaatatatatattttttctggtatatttttaaaaagaacttgctgattattattttacaaCAAAATATCATGCACCAAATTGTAGCAGTCTTTTGTCTATCCAGttcacagcagaaagaaagtaAATCTGATCAATGTTTCAGTAATGACAGTTTTCTAGAATATATACATGtagaatttcaaaaaataaataaataaaataaatccaaaagcttaaacaaacaaacaaaacccaccttTGTTGAGATTTCATTGTCTAAGTGTTTTTATAAGCTAATTGAAAATAAGACTTAATTCACTAGTACATATCTCCTGGAACTTTGCAAGTTATATCAAATATAGATACTACCAAGTCCACTGTAAGGATGGTCTTGTAAAGTATGAAAAGGTAATTAGTACTGCTGTTCCTAATGACTGCATGAAAACCAAGCCCTCTCTCATccaaatttttatatatttattgtcCTGATTCTTGTTTTTCTAGATCATAATTCATCACTGCTGACTTTTCAggaacagcagtattttttatgaagaaattaatGAGCTTCTGATTGCAGTCTCCATAGCGTCTTCATGAAACTAGCAAATTTCTCCCTGCATTATCCAGCTTatgaaacagaaaggagaattGTCACAGCCATTCTGGCTTTCCGCTGTTGGTCTGCTCTGTCATTTCCTTTTGCTCGGATTAATTACAAGTTGTGTCTGACCAAATCAGCAGCTGGGTAGTAGACATGAACTACAATACCAAAAAATCTTGATACTCTCTTCTGCTAACCAGGGggtctttgttttattttctaatattttggTGTCTTCCATGGTGCTAGTTACCTCTCTGCAGAGATACACTAcgcagcactgccagctccagctcagAACAGATGTTCGTATAAATGCCACTAAAgctctattttttcccctttgccaGTTTTTTAACATTGGTCATCAAGACTTTGATCTTATTTCCATCTGACTATGCCATggtgctatttttttctaattagttTTAGATAATCTCAAAAGTAAAATAAGTGTCAATGAACATGTCAtgttgtacatttttttttttctcctttgaatatGATTTCACAATTCCTGCAAGGTCTATAGAAAAGTTCTATCTTTTGGAAGAGTTTACAGTAGGATAATAACCTGGGATTATTTTtatctctatttatttattgtcttccCTATCGTAATGTTCAGACTTACTTTCATTAATACAAGGACAATTTCTTCAGTGTTATGAAATACTTCTCAAAGATAATCCCTCTTCCCCTCAATACTCCTTAtcctgtttgtttcttgtttgagGACATCTGTATGGGAGATCGTTGGAGCTTAGTTAGGTTTATAAATAGTGCTCCTCATGAATTGGTCAAACCTTTCACAGAAACATAGTTCTTAAAGGTTATagtaaaataactaaataaatagattaaaaaaaaaataaatgaaaataaataaaaatcaaaacagaaaacaaaacaaacaaaaaatcagtttcagaaAGAATGTGCAGCTGTTTTTAAATGCTACCTTTGAGTGTAAAAAATATTAGCTAATAGCTACATGTTAATATCATCTTGTAGCTGAATGCTTCATAAATTTCAAActgccatttcattttcttaaagtgTATCTCTTTGCAATGACTCAAAAATACTTTACAATGGCCAAGGTAATCATAATGAAAATCAACTACTGGACAAGCCAAGATGGAAAAGAACTGGACACTCATAAAACCAGAGTTCCTGACACTCAAGAATTTCAGAGGTCAGAATGTCTCATTCCTAAAACACTGCTCATCTCCATCCTGAGATGTCATATCCCCTCTCTACTATCAGTACTATATACTGTGTATTATCTGTGTTCAGTTTATGAAAGCACCGGGACATTTTCTCATCAGAAGGCAGAGGACTTTTATGGATGGTAGCCACAGTGTGATTTTATATGGGCTCctgaaaagggagagaaaggaagggaagttGCTCAAATCCATGCTATCTACTTtggtatcctttttttttttaatcctttcacTGTGCACTGCAGGTAAACATCCCAGGGCCATGGTGCATCCTTCCAAAGGTAATAGTGCCAAAGTTCAAAAGTAGGTATAGCTGAATTGGGAACCACAAATGGAATACTtcattgcagatttttttttgattttttttttttttgtacaaaaacagaaaaacagaggcaAACTGATGAACAGGAATAATGAATTGATATCATCATCCCTCAGTTGCCTGTTGGGGAGGAGAGGTTAAATTAAACCATTTCTGGCCTTTAGGCACTCAGATGTGATATTGTGATGAGATTAAGATGGATGAACGaattcataaattaaaaaatgggtTGCTAGGTGATTAGACTAGATTTTCTGTCCTCTTCCACACCTTCTTTCCCTCTCAGtgtcatatttgcatttcatttttttccgaactttgtattttcttttactcttttcCCTTACTTTTGAAGTCTACctttcttattttaagaaaacaaataaacaaataaaaatatttcattcttcatTTATTATCTCTCTTTCTTAACAATTCCTCTTAAAATCCTGactggttttgttgctgttgttgctgttattgcAAATGCCCACTAATGAAATCAAGCTGGGTTTATTCCCATATTTACTTTATTCTAATAAGCACATGATCTGAGACAACTTATTGTTTTTGCCAGAttgatatttttacttttgtgtcaagattacaaacatttttttactttctttatgAAAGTGTTGGGAAGAAAAAGCCACATGCTGAGACCTTGAGATATTTGAAGTCTCCCTTTCAAAACCTACTTCACTCAGTTCTGCTTTATTGCCCTTTCCTACATTTCCCCATGTCACTTTTCTCTTACCCCACATGCTCAACCATTTtgaccatttttcttttacagactgatgtctttctattttctttctcatttttccttgtCTCCTTTAagattgttcttttttttttcttttttctttctccttatgTTCTTTAGTTCTTATTCTCACCCCTGTTAGTCCCTCAaactctccttttcttttctgtgtttacactatttatttcccttccagAATAGAGATAATCacccaaatattttaattctgttggATTAAGATAAGAAatgaagagaggaaataaaatgtagCTGTTTACATATGTAAACAGTGATGTGGAAAGTTATTCAAACTCTGCATGTATAAGATGTATAAGACTAAAATGAGGTGAAATACATGCACCCTGAGAAATGACATCAGGAAAAAAGTAGGAATTTCTAGACTTATTTATCTTCTTAAAGAACATAACATGGGCCTATCTATTGTAATTAACTGTCCCTAATCAGAACTGCAGGAAATACATGTTTTCTGATGAACTTCTGAATCTCCCTGAGAAAGATGTGTAATGATTGTGAATAGCTATTTGTTGACCACATTTGATagatcataaaataaataaataaataaataaattacaaactTTTATGTGGGTGGTCATACAATGAGGTTCAGACTCCTAACATGCCATTTATGTGCAATTTGAATATCTATGGACAAAAAAGCATATTTCTCCTGATAGAGACACAATGCATTTCTTCTAGGAATCCAAAGTAGTATAACTGGAGATGTACAGCAATATTACTGTGTCTGTTGAATAATTAAGTACTTCTCTCTCAGCTAAATTATGTAAGAACAGATAAAAGAGGTAATCTAAAAACTTACTTTGATTTCTAAGTCATGTTTGCACTACAGCTTCAACCACTCTCCCTCTTcattcccttttttatttttaaacatttgcttGACTTGCATTTATCTTGTGCCATGCCTCTACACAAGCAGAAAGAATGGAAAGTAATTTTCCTAGAATTATCCCCTGAAAGAGATTATGCTGAGATATAGTATCTCTTGGCTTAAATTCCCTGAAGCTGTGGAAAACTAAGATCTTAGGTTCCCTCCTTTCTGGCACGTAGTACAACCAGCCTGCAATTTTTCCAAAAGTCATCTCCAAAGCACATTCTCTCAAAAGAAAGTTAATCATTTTGGCAATGTTATGAACACATAGACATCTATGaattttctccttctgtccGGTCCCTATGCCTACTGCATCTCATTGACATGGAGGTGACTTGATTAGGTTTCCAGAGTCAGTGGGAGAAGGTTAAAATCTCAGGCTGACCCTCTAGAAGTTTTCACAGATACACTGCCTTTCTCGTTCACTATAGAGCAAAGCCTGTGTGAATTACCAGGTTAAGGGACAAGACTCTTAGATGTCTTTGTTTCACCTTGTGTTTGAACATCTTTACCTGTGTGGGCATCTCTAGCTCCAAACTGCTGTTGTAAGCAAAAGTGAGAACCCTGGGAT comes from Anser cygnoides isolate HZ-2024a breed goose chromosome 1, Taihu_goose_T2T_genome, whole genome shotgun sequence and encodes:
- the LOC106039858 gene encoding taste receptor type 2 member 40-like; the protein is MLPPVLITSMCIVAIEVVVGFMGNGFITAVNSINWIKSKKISAADMILIFLSTSRFILQVTVMMYIHSLYFTDVFKLASVYKAFGAVWMFVNHASLWFSTWLYVLYCAKIINVTQWLLLQIKLRITGMVPWLLLGSLVVSSVTSLPFLWTTPSTYLCSSTGNCRENSTVHISDWDSSHLYILLLYFAGCFFPLVLSVVTSALLITSLCKHTKKMQCYVDSFRDPLIDVHLTVIKSIISFLILYLSSFVAQILLTLSTSQSQDAVKVAVSLVVAGAYPSIHSVILIIVNSKLKLAFRMFCQHFKCHLESVTP